In Streptomyces sannanensis, the DNA window CGACGGCCATGGCAGCCGCCGCCGCAGCTCCCGCATCACCTCGTCCTGGTCGGCGCCGCGCACCATGTCGGTGTCCGTCCAGCTCAGATAGCCGACGCCGACCTTGACCCCCTTGTGTCCGATCTCGGTGCGCAGACTGTGCGCGAAGGCCTCCACGCCGGACTTCGAGGCGCAGTACGCCGTCATGAGCGGCGCCGGGGTGATCGCGGCGAGCGAGGCGATCTGCAGGAAGTAGCCGCGACTCTCCAACAGCGCGGGCAGAAAGGCCCGGGCGGTGACCGCACCGCCGATCAGATTGACCTCGATGACCCGCCGCCAGGCGTCCGGGTCGGAGTCGGCGAAGGGCCCGCCCGAGGCGACGCCCGCGTTGGCGACGACAATGTCGACCCTGCCGAACCGCTCCTCGACCTCCCGTGCGACCCGCGCCATCGCATCGTGGTCGGTGACATCGGCGTACCAGTGCTCGCAGTCCGTGTGCAGCCGCCCCGCGACCCGCTTCAACTCACCCGGCTCCAGCCCGACAAGCGCCACCCGGGCACCACGCGCCGACAGCTTGCGGGCGAGCAGTTCGCCCACCCCGCGGGCCGCGCCGGTGACGACGGCGACCTGCCCCTCCAGGCTCTTTCCGCTCATGCCGCCCCCTCCGCGCCGTCGACGGAGCGTGCGGCCGCGGCCTTGCGGGGCGGGCGGATCACTTCGTACTCCATGAGGTCGACCTCTCTCGTGGCGCGCCGGAACTCACCCGTGGTGCCGGGCCAGATGGTCGTGTTGCGTCCGTTCTCATCCAGGTACCAGCTGGTGCAGCCGCCCGTGCTCCACACGGTCCGCTTCATCCTGTCCTGGACCTTGCGGTTCCACGCGTTCACGGCGGACGGCCGGGCACCGAGCGCCACGCGCCCACCCAGCACGTCGAGTTGGCGCAGATAGTCGGCCATGTAGTTCAGCTGGGACTCGATCATGAGGATCATCGAGGAGTTCCCGAGACCGGTGTTGGGCCCGATGATCGTCATCCAGTTGGGGAACCCGGCCACGGTCGCGCCGCGCAGGGCCTGCATGCGGCCCTTCCATGCCTCGGCGAGCGTGCGACCGTCCGCGCCGACCACACGCTCGGCTATCGGCATGTCGGTGACATGGAAGCCGGTGCCGAAGATGATCACGTCCGCCTCGGCCTGCGTCCCTCCCCCAGAGCCTTCGGCCTGGGAGGTACCCCCAGCGGCGACCAGCGTGGATCCGCGCACCTCCGCGAGCCCCGAGGCGACCACGTCCACATTCGGCTGGGCAAGCGCCGGGTAGTAGTCGCTCGAGAGCAGTATCCGCTTGCAGCCGATCCGGTAGGACGGGGTCAGCCCGGCCCGCAGCGCCGGGTCCTTGATGGACCTCGCCATATTGCGCTTCGCGGCCGACTCGATGATCCCGAGCTGGTTCGGCCGCTTGGTGAAGGCGCTGACCTGCAGCTCCCTCATACCCCACAGGAGTCCGCGCCGCACGGTGCCGGTGAACGGCAGCTGCCGGTGCAGCCGGCGCTCCACACCCGTGATCTCACGGTCCATGCGCGGCAGCACCCAGGGCGGAGTGCGCTGGAAGAGCGTCAGCCCGGCCACCTCGGGCTGGATCGCAGGAACGATCTGTATCGCGGAGGCACCGGTGCCGATCACCGCGACGCGCTTGCCGCACAGGTCGTAGTCGTGGTCCCAGCGGGAGGAGTGGAAGACCTTGCCGGGGAACGAGTCCAGCCCCGGGATCTCCGGAATCCTCGGATCCGACAGCGGCCCGGTGGCCGAGACCACGACATCCGCCGTCAGCGTGCCCCGCGTGGTCTCGATCTCCCAGCGCAGTTCGTCGCCGTCCCAGCGCATCATCGTCACTTCATGGTGGAGACGGAGGTGCGGCCGCAGCCCGAAGATGTCGGTGACACGCTCCAGATACGCCCTGATGTGGCGCTGCCCGGAGAAGGTGCGCGGCCAGTCGGGGTTGGGCGCGAACGAGAACGAGTACAGATGCGACGGCACATCGCACGCGCACCCCGGATAGCTGTTGTCCCGCCAGGTCCCGCCGACCGAGCCGGCGCGTTCCAGGACGACGAAGTCGGTGATCCCCTCGCGGCGCAGCCGGACCGCGGCCCCGAGGCCGCCGAATCCGGATCCGATCACCGCCACCCGTACATGCTCCTGCCGGCCCATGCCGCCTCCCCTCGACTCCGCCAGTAATCACTGGCGCGGTCCGGAGCGTAGAGCACCTTCGCACTCCTGGGTAGAGGTACGACGGACACGGTTACCGGCGGTAGACCATAGGCTTCCGTCGTGGCAGAAGAACGCGAGTACCGCATGGAGGAGCTGGCCGGGACGGCCGGCATCACGGTGCGCACCCTGCGCTTCTATCGCGAGCGCGGTCTGATCCCGCCACCCCGCAGGGAGGGCCGGATCGCCTGGTACGACGGCCGGCACCTGGCCCGGCTCCGCACCATCGCCGCTCTGCTGGAACGCGGCCACGCCCTCAGCGGCATCGCCGACCTGGTCGCCGCCTTCGAACACGGCCGCGACGTCGGCCAGGTGCTGGGCCTCACCGGCCCGACCGAGGAGACCCCGGTCCGCCTCACGCCCGAGGAACTCGCCGACCACTTCGAGGGCGAGGTCACCCCGGAGAACCTCGCCGCCGCCCTGGACCTCGGCTATCTGGCCACGGACGGCGAGGAGATCGTGCACATCAGCCGCCGACTGCTGGACGTCTCCGCCGCCCTGGTCAAGGAGGGCATCCCGCTGGCGGCGGTCCTGGAAGCGGGCCGGCGGGTGCGCGAGCACGCGGACGAGCTGGCGGATCTCTTCACGGAGCTGCTGCGCGAGCACACCGAGGAGAAGGACGCGCAACGGCTGCGGCCGTTGGCGAAGAGCGTGGTCGACGCGGAGCTCTCGATGGCACTGGACCGGCGACTGCGGGAACTGTCGTAGGGACGCGAGCCGACTCCGTGCGGATCGCATGATCGCGTGACAGGTTCTTCAAAAGTTCTTCATCATCTCCGGCTTACGGTCGGCCTGCCCGCCGCACCCCCGGCCGGGCCCGACAGGAGGAGGGGGAGAACAGATGAGGACGACCCGGTTACTGATGGCCGCGGCGGCGTCGGTCATGGCGTTCGCGCTGACCGGCTGCGGCAGCGACGACGACGGCGCGAAGGTCCCGACGGCCGGTGGCGACACCTCGAAGACGGCGGGTGCGGCGGGCAGCGGGGGCGAGGACGCGCTCGCCGCGTACATCGAGGGCAAGCGTGCGTGGGTGAAGTGCATGCGCGAGAACGGGGTCGACATCAACGACCCGGATGAGAAGGGCCAGATCGACTTCGGCAACGGCGACGCCGTGCGGGGCATGAAGAAGGACCCGAAGTTTCTGTCGGCGACCAAGAAGTGCGAGTCGGTCAACCCGCCCGCCCCCGAAGGTCTTGAAAAGCTCCTCAACCCCCTCACTCCCGAGCAGATCAAGGTCAAGCGGGACTACGCCGCCTGCATGCAGAAGAACGGTGCCCCCGACTTCCCCGACCCTGGTCCGGACGGGGCCGACGACAACGACGCCCAGTGGGACCAGAGCTCGGCCGGCGCCCAGCGGGCCGCCCGCATCTGCGGCCCGATCATCGGCGTGCCGTCCAACCCGCCTCCGGCCAAGGGCTGACGATGACGGAGACGGTGACACACATCGATGACGGGCCCGGAACGGCTCCCACGCCCCCGCCACGCGGCAGGCGAGGTCGGCGTACGGCGCTGATCGCCTCCGC includes these proteins:
- a CDS encoding SDR family oxidoreductase, translating into MSGKSLEGQVAVVTGAARGVGELLARKLSARGARVALVGLEPGELKRVAGRLHTDCEHWYADVTDHDAMARVAREVEERFGRVDIVVANAGVASGGPFADSDPDAWRRVIEVNLIGGAVTARAFLPALLESRGYFLQIASLAAITPAPLMTAYCASKSGVEAFAHSLRTEIGHKGVKVGVGYLSWTDTDMVRGADQDEVMRELRRRLPWPSNRTYPLGPAVDRIVAGIERRSAHVYAQWWLRGMQSVRGHLPGIIAAVGQREMRRFEPRLAGVRKGLVGAGGAADEQRRQ
- a CDS encoding NAD(P)/FAD-dependent oxidoreductase; translated protein: MGRQEHVRVAVIGSGFGGLGAAVRLRREGITDFVVLERAGSVGGTWRDNSYPGCACDVPSHLYSFSFAPNPDWPRTFSGQRHIRAYLERVTDIFGLRPHLRLHHEVTMMRWDGDELRWEIETTRGTLTADVVVSATGPLSDPRIPEIPGLDSFPGKVFHSSRWDHDYDLCGKRVAVIGTGASAIQIVPAIQPEVAGLTLFQRTPPWVLPRMDREITGVERRLHRQLPFTGTVRRGLLWGMRELQVSAFTKRPNQLGIIESAAKRNMARSIKDPALRAGLTPSYRIGCKRILLSSDYYPALAQPNVDVVASGLAEVRGSTLVAAGGTSQAEGSGGGTQAEADVIIFGTGFHVTDMPIAERVVGADGRTLAEAWKGRMQALRGATVAGFPNWMTIIGPNTGLGNSSMILMIESQLNYMADYLRQLDVLGGRVALGARPSAVNAWNRKVQDRMKRTVWSTGGCTSWYLDENGRNTTIWPGTTGEFRRATREVDLMEYEVIRPPRKAAAARSVDGAEGAA
- a CDS encoding MerR family transcriptional regulator codes for the protein MEELAGTAGITVRTLRFYRERGLIPPPRREGRIAWYDGRHLARLRTIAALLERGHALSGIADLVAAFEHGRDVGQVLGLTGPTEETPVRLTPEELADHFEGEVTPENLAAALDLGYLATDGEEIVHISRRLLDVSAALVKEGIPLAAVLEAGRRVREHADELADLFTELLREHTEEKDAQRLRPLAKSVVDAELSMALDRRLRELS